The Strix aluco isolate bStrAlu1 chromosome 29, bStrAlu1.hap1, whole genome shotgun sequence nucleotide sequence gggagcaCAGGGTGAGAGCACCCAGTGCTGGGGCACCCTCTTTCTCCTCAGGGCACCCAACGGTGACCAGCCGGCCCCTTGCCGAGCCGGAGGCACCAAAGCAAAGCGCAGCCAGCACCGGGACACGCCGTGTCACAGCAGAAATGGGGACCCCCCCCTGCtctgagcccccccaaacccacctCATCAGCTGGGCAAGGGGCTCAGAGCGGGATTTACCGGCTCCATGGGGACAGGCTGACGGTGTCACCGTCCCGGGGTGGCCAAGGATGGGCTGCAGCCTCCCGGCCAGCCAGGGATGGACCGAGGGGTGGCCGAGGTTGGTGCCGCGTGGTGGGTCCGGCCACGCCAGGGCCCACGCTGTGTCCACGGGGAAACGCTGCCCGCGAACTGCTGGCTGCCCGGGGACAAGCTCAGCCCCAGGGGCAATGTGGGGTGGGGAGATGAGGCGGGGTGCCCACGCACGGCCCCTCCACGGCATGACCCCGGGGTCACCCCGAGCCCCACCAGTCAAACTGGGAGGTGGCAGGAATTCGGTCTGTAAAACCACAGCCGGCAAACGGAGACGCCGCCACGGCAGCGGCCGGCCCGGAGGGGCTCGCTGGGCATCCCGGGCGCGGGGTGTCCCACCCCAGCTCCCTCCAAGCCCGGCCAGCCACGGCCCACGGTGGGGAAGCCCAGGGAGCCGGGGTCTCCGAGGGCTCTGCCCACCCACCCGCCCTCGCACGGGTGATCCTCGGGGCTGAGATGGGGGTTCAACCGTGCTGGAGGGGACAAATGCAGGGAGCAGGTCCCCGGAGAGATGTCTGGTCCCTGGTGCCTGTCACCCCCGGGCACAGGGCAGGATGTGGCTGAACACTCAAGCCACCCCTGTGCAGGGTGTGCAGTGGGCACCCCACGGGCACCCCACGGGCACCTCCACCGGCAGCGATGCCATGGCAGGGCGGTCTCGACCCTGccatcccctgtcccctccccaggtggcagggagctgggggcagggggaccTGTTGCGGGTGGATGGATTTTGTCCCTGGACCAGGGACATTCCCAGCTCAGATCGCACAGACGCTGCCCTTGGTGTCTTGCAGAGACCCCCACGGGGCTGAGGGGCCTCAGCACTGGGGGATAAAACCCCCACGGAGCGACTGAGGCGACCGGGGCTTCCCACAGGTCACCCGGTGTTGGAGCAGGCGGGGGGGGACACGGTGCTGGGCATGTCCCCGTCCCTCCGGTGACACAGCCTCCGGGGAGGGCAAAACCGccctgagcatccccagcacATCCCCCATCCGTGACCACGACCCCGGCGCACATCTGGCCCCGGCACACATCTGGCGAGCGCTCAGCCCCATCCCCATCATGCCCGGCATCGCCGCCACCAGCcccccagggagggcagagatGCCCACAGCCGGCGGCACggacggggcggggggtcccTGTGCCGCGGTGAGACGACAGCCCCGGCCTTACCTGGTGCCTTGGCACCGTGCAGAGCGGCCAGAGCCAGGAGGGCCAACGCCAGCTCCCCCATGGTTGCCCACGCGGCGGCAGGTCGGCCGGCGACTGCGAGCGCGGCGGCACCGTGGGTCTATATATGAGTGAGGCCTTTCCCACTCGCGCCGGCAGACAGCAGCAATCGGCTCCTGGCACCCGGGGCCGGCGGCTCTGCCGGAGCTGGAGCGGTGACAAGAGGGAAGCGGGAAGGAGCCCTCCCCGGCGAGCCGGCCGCGCGCTGCCGCTCGCCGCTCCAGCCCGGGAAACTTGAGGGTTTGTTTTTGCAAAGCTGCTAAAATTGGATGCACTTGGGAATgcggaggggagggaaaggggggaaaaagacgAGAGCGAggccggccccggcgctgctGCGGTTGGGGTCGGGGTGCCAGCGTTCCCCTGGCACTCGCTGCCTTGGGGCACggcaggctggggggggtggagggggcgggggggggggccggtggGTGCCCCCGCCGTGACCTGGCCCCCGTGGGTGTGTCGGAGCTGCCCGCCTCCCGCTGCCGAGCTGAGGCCGTGCAGAGCTCGGTGCACCCATGGCCCCAGCTGCCCCTGCTGAGGGCTGCAGGATGCAAAGCGCCCAGAGGTGCTGGTGTGTGAtggtgaggtggggggggggacacacagggtGGGgaaccctcccctccccagggtcACCCCCAAACCGCAGCTGCCCACAGTTGGGGACCGCAGCCCCCTCCCGCAGCCCGGCTGGCGGAAATCCCGGCGCATTCCCTGCATTCCCCGAAACTCCGGCTGCACCGAGCTCCCCCGGGGGGGCAAAGCAGATCCCAGCACCATCGCAGGGCTGAGGACACGCTCTCTGCTGGGACAGGTGGGGACAGTCCCCAGCGGTGGCTCGTCACAGCCCTGCCTGTTAATTAAACACCTCATAGCACGGGGGCCGCTTCCACGACCCTTCCCTGGTGCGTTTGAGGGTTTCAGGCCCGGGGGGGTGGGATGCAGCAGGACCGGGGACCCCACAgccacccccaggaccccagcgGCTGCCCACGTCCCCTCGGGATGGGCCGTAGAGGGGTGACACTGGGTCTGTCCCCAAAAGTAGGTTGGCGACAGAGCATGGGGGGGGTCGAGCCGTGACAGTGGCTGAGTCCCCCGGTGTGGACGGGGCGCGGGGCTGAGGCCCGGCACAAGCCCCCCAGCTCAACCCCCCACACTGGGAGGCCACCGTCCCCCCACCCCATGTCCCCAACagccccatccccaggcagaCGCCAACCCCAGGGCAGAGCCGCCAAGCGCTTTATTGCCGGGGGGCTCGCAGGGCCACCACGCACTCGGTGCCAGGGTACTCGGGGGGGTTGAGCTCAAACTTTTTCTGCACATCATAAGGGAGGAAGCGACCGGCCACGAAGTGCTGGCGGCCCAGGAAGCGGCGGGCGCACTGCTTGGGCGCCGACAGGGACACCAGGACGTCGGGGCTGATCCCGCCGCTGCTCCCGGCCTCCACGTCCCACCCTGCGACGGTAAAAAAGACacggggagggggtgagggggtgaCCCCGGGGGGACACACGGTGCTGCCAGTGGCCCAGAGTTGgtgggggatgctctggggtgGGCACAGGGAGGATGGGGTACATGTCCCCCCCCACCCATTGCCACCCTGCGCGGCTCCGGCCGCATCCTGGCACCACGCAGGGTTTTTCTTGGTGGGGATTCACCAGCGGCTGTGCCGAGGGCTCCTGTTTGCTCCTGCGgcgcggggcggggtgggggggacacgggggggggggtggtttgtGATGGCAATTCCAGGCCTGGCCACCAGACACCCGGGTGTTTTCAAATTACATCATGTCTCAGTTCAGGGAGTTTGTTATTTATCGTGGATGCCCTGAATGCATCCGTGGAGAGCGGCCGCCAGCCCTGGCTCCCGGCGGGGATGCTGCCAGGCttgggggggaagtggggggtCCCCGGGGCTGTCCCCGCCCTGGGAGGGCACCGCAGGGGCTCCCCAGCTGCCCAGGCGCCAAGCCCAGGGTGACGCCATGGTGGGCAGGGTGACAAGCCCAGCGTGTGGGGAGCACCAAGGTGGGGGGGGTCCCAtcctgcccggggtggggggagctgagCACAGTGCCGGACCTGAGGGCACGTCCAGGCTGACGATGGGGATGCGGATGAGCTTCAGGGTGGCCAGGATGGCGGCGCAGGGCTCCCTCCCCTCGCCCGCCTCGGCCTCGGCTCCCAGCACGGCGTCCACCACGGCGTTGTAGGCGTCATTGATCAGCTgcacctggggggggggtgacggggggggggacaggacGGGGTGCGCAGCGTGTTTGGGGGGGGTCCCCCAGCCACCCCACTATGGGACCAGCACCGAGCCCCACACTGGGATCCCATCTTCCTGCATAAATAGACTCACCCAGCAGCTACtgccaaaaaaatcccccccccaACAAGCTGAGGCAGGGACGGGGGGGGCGAGGGGCGCGGTGGCGGGGCAGAGCCCGGCACGCTGAGCCGCATGGCCCCGGCCAGGGCAGCGTTTTCGGGTCACATTCCTCTCACCGAGCCCGGCGCTTCCAACAACAACAGAGCCGGTGGCTGGCGGGGCCGCGGCAGCCGCCGCTGGATTTCATGGCATCCCCGGGCTCCCAGCAgagccgggggcggcggcggtggggagggcggggggaaggaatcaaaaaaaagaataataaactcAACCACGTCAGCTGGTGAGCGCAGCGGCTCTGGGGTAGGGGGGGCTCACCTCGGTGGGGAGGTAGGAGAGGAAGGGGATGTCCATCTTCTCACACTGAGTCGTGAAATCCCGGTACAGGGGGTCCGGGGAGCGTTTGGGGTAGAAGATGGTGGGCTCGTAGTCCTGCGCGGCGGAGAGCGTGGATGTGGCGTTGGAGCCTGGCACCGCTCggggatgaagaggaggaagaggaaggaagggaggaaggtaCCTACAAAGATCCGCAGGTGCCGGGCGCACACCAGCCCGATGGCCCCGTTCTGCGCCGGGCCGCACACCACCAGCACCGTGGGCTGCTTCCGCGGCAGGGACGGCAGCGGGAAGGCCTGcagggaggagatggggacaTCGCCCCACCGCTGAGCCCCGaacccctgccccccgccccgccccgggtcagccctggggacagtccccagcACCGGGGACATGGCAGGGAGAACCGGGCAAATGGACCCAGGGTGTGGATGTGCTGCTGGGCGGGTGGCACGGTGCAAGGCGGGACGGGGACAATGCCCAGGGTGGGGTGGGGACAGCACgcagggcaggatggggcatGTGATGGGATGGGGACAATggccacagtgggatgggggtggCACCCACAGAAGGACTTGGATGGCACCCAGGGCAGGACAGGGCCCATAGGGGGACAATGGTGCCCATGGTGGGATGAGGATGGTGCCCACAGTGGGATGAAGGTGATGCCTACAGCAGGATGAGGACAGTGGCCACAGCGGGATGAGGACGGTGACCACAGTAGGATGAAGATGATGCCCATGGTGGGATGAGGATGGTGCCCACAGCGGGATGAAGATGATGCTTACAGCAGGATGAGGAGAGTGACCACAGCGGGATGAAGATGATGCCCACAGCGGGATGAAGATGATGCCCAGGCCAGGGACGATGCCCGCAgcgggccggggctccccgccaGCCTGCAGGGAGGCGGCCGCGCGCTCCGCATACCAGCAGCCTGCGAAGGGAGGCTCTGAGGCTCTGTTTATCCATTGACGGATTTTTTCCTGCTCACGGAGCCTGGCTCCTGGTCCCATCCAAGCGCCAGAGACCCgagcggcacggcacggccccgCTTGCAGCCGCCGGCGCGCTGGACAAAGCCGCGCTtgcctggccctggccctgccccagcaccggCCGTGCTGCCAACTGCCCTGTGGCCGCGGGGGACGTGCCAGGAGGGGACGATGCTGGGGACACtggctggggttggggggggaatCCCCAAGCTGGGGCCTgtggctgctctccccagctcagccccacgaggaagaggaggatgctCAGCCCTGTGGTACGGGGGTCCCCGGAGGGGTGGGCAGCCCCACGGCGTGGGACTGGGACCAGCCCCAGGATCCAGAGAGGCTCCAAGCCCCGAATATTTCCCCTCCTCAGGCAACTCCTCTGCCCTTAGAGAAGGGGAGGGCAGAGCACGGTCCAGCCACCTCCAGCGGAAAAGCTGAGACAGGCGGGTGCGGAGCTGCCGGCCCGCGAGGCACAAAGCTGCCCTTCATCTGCCCAGAGCCCGgctgctgccgcctcctcctcctcctcgcatcCAGCACGAGCACTCAGGGCTCCCAGCACCGGGAGAGCGTGGCCAGggcgcggggagccccggggatccccccagcaccctcctccccGCAACACAGTGAGGGCAGCTGGTACCTGGCAGTGCCGACACCCCGGGAAGGGCTTGAGCGCCCACGGGACACGGTGCAACCCACGGTCCCGGGGTGAGCCCGGTTCACCCCAGGGGAAATAATGAAGCGAGGCTGAGGAatgcaaaaaacaaaaacaaaaaacccacccagggagaggctgcagccctggcacagcccgAGCATCGCTTCCCGCTGGGCTCTGCCACGAGCCCtggctgtcccctgtccccaggtctggggagggagggagagggtgggAAAGGCCGCGCAGGGGGACAGGACGAGAGTGGGATAgcagccagcagcaaagtccccGGCCCTGtggggtgtccctgtccctgtggggtgtccccagccccatggggtgtccccagccccactggcCGCCTCACCTTGGTCACAGCCATGGCACAGGCGTGTCCCCAGATCTCGATCAGCTGCTGCCGCCCAAACCGATaatcctccagcagctccttctcGATGgcctctgcctctgccttgctgcggggtggggggggagcggaCAGCAGTGAGGATGTACCCCCCACCCCCGGCACTGAGCCCCTCAGGACTCCGCTCCGTCCCCAGGGTGTGGGGCAGAGGATGCCTGGGTGGGGGGCACCGGGCTGGGGGTTTGCAGGGCTCGGagtggagggggggggacacggccGGTGGCTCAGGGCTGGGGACGTGCACGGCCGGCTCATTCGGGGGCCCGGCACGGCGGGGTGGGGGCTGTATTTCGTGCGAGGCACTCACGGCCCTGGCAGCGTCCCCGGACTCGTGGGGATCGGGCTGTTATATAAAAGCGAACAATGCTGCGGTTGTTCCTTCGCTGCCGAGCCCAGGAGTTGGCAGGGCCGGGGAGCCTCCAAATTGGACAATAATTGTTCACATCTGTTGGCTCACCTGCGCCGCGGATGGGAACAGCGTGTGCCGGATCCagcgcgccgctgcc carries:
- the YJEFN3 gene encoding yjeF N-terminal domain-containing protein 3, with translation MSSAPGRAREPPRYLSKAEAEAIEKELLEDYRFGRQQLIEIWGHACAMAVTKAFPLPSLPRKQPTVLVVCGPAQNGAIGLVCARHLRIFDYEPTIFYPKRSPDPLYRDFTTQCEKMDIPFLSYLPTEVQLINDAYNAVVDAVLGAEAEAGEGREPCAAILATLKLIRIPIVSLDVPSGWDVEAGSSGGISPDVLVSLSAPKQCARRFLGRQHFVAGRFLPYDVQKKFELNPPEYPGTECVVALRAPRQ